A stretch of the Actinotalea sp. JY-7876 genome encodes the following:
- a CDS encoding ubiquinol-cytochrome c reductase iron-sulfur subunit, whose product MTTDNSGGELTVQRDEQGLPERFENPGLPPHRDRMADHDPAAAKRAERQVVVLFLLSIVGTIGTLVAYFLVRPGETVESMRLSNLLLGIGLFLAMFTIGAGAVHWAKVLMSDHERSEQRHPQRSDAAVRAEAVQQLKDGVEDSGIQRRGVLKGAVVTALALAPLSVAVPLIGDVGGNWDINAFRHTVWRKGKRLTRDPSGKPIRAADVTIGSVFHVIPEGLREESHWIEEKAKAVVLMVRIDPQVLKEAEDKKDWSYEGIVAYSKICTHVGCPVALYEQQTHHLLCPCHQSTFDMADGAKVVFGPASRALPQLPITVDDEGYLVAQSDFHEPIGPSYWERLK is encoded by the coding sequence ATGACGACCGACAACAGCGGCGGCGAGCTCACCGTCCAGCGCGACGAGCAGGGTCTGCCGGAGCGCTTCGAGAACCCGGGGCTCCCCCCGCACCGCGACCGCATGGCGGACCACGACCCGGCGGCCGCCAAGCGCGCCGAGCGGCAGGTCGTCGTCCTGTTCCTGCTGTCCATCGTCGGCACGATCGGCACGCTCGTCGCGTACTTCCTGGTGCGGCCGGGCGAGACGGTCGAGAGCATGCGTCTGTCGAACCTGCTGCTGGGGATCGGCCTGTTCCTGGCCATGTTCACCATCGGCGCCGGCGCCGTGCACTGGGCCAAGGTCCTCATGTCCGACCACGAGCGGTCCGAGCAGCGTCACCCGCAGCGCAGCGACGCAGCGGTCCGGGCCGAGGCCGTCCAGCAGCTCAAGGACGGCGTCGAGGACTCCGGCATCCAGCGGCGCGGCGTCCTCAAGGGCGCCGTCGTGACCGCCCTCGCCCTCGCGCCGCTCAGCGTCGCGGTCCCCCTGATCGGCGACGTCGGGGGCAACTGGGACATCAACGCCTTCCGCCACACGGTGTGGCGCAAGGGCAAGCGCCTCACGCGTGACCCCTCCGGCAAGCCCATCCGCGCGGCCGACGTGACGATCGGCTCGGTCTTCCACGTCATCCCGGAGGGCCTGCGCGAGGAGTCGCACTGGATCGAGGAGAAGGCCAAGGCCGTCGTCCTCATGGTCCGGATCGACCCGCAGGTGCTCAAGGAGGCCGAGGACAAGAAGGACTGGTCCTACGAGGGCATCGTCGCCTACTCGAAGATCTGCACCCACGTGGGCTGCCCCGTGGCGCTCTACGAGCAGCAGACGCACCACCTGCTGTGCCCGTGCCACCAGAGCACCTTCGACATGGCGGACGGCGCGAAGGTCGTCTTCGGCCCCGCCAGCCGCGCGCTGCCCCAGCTGCCGATCACGGTCGACGACGAGGGCTACCTGGTCGCGCAGAGCGACTTCCACGAACCGATCGGCCCGAGCTACTGGGAGCGGCTGAAGTGA
- a CDS encoding ubiquinol-cytochrome c reductase cytochrome b subunit, whose protein sequence is MSTRATGAQRTAGGAADYLDQRTGISLAVKSFARKIFPDHWSFLLGEIALYSFVVLLITGFFLTMFFVPSMGLIEYEGPFAPMNGVEMSEAFASTLDLSFEVTGGLLMRQIHHWAALMFMASIVTHMMRVFFTGAFRKPREVNWLVGFVLMILGLAAGFTGYSLPDDVLSGNGLRITDGVVKSIPLVGAYLSYFIFGGEFPGEHIIPRLFTLHILLVPALILALVGLHLFLVVLHKHTHFPGPGRTDRNVVGFPLFPVYVAKAGGFFFIVFGVLALMGGTLSINPVWNYGPYDPSPVAAGAQPDWYMLFLEGALRLMPGQGTEWVIGGYTLSLNVLVPAVVVPGVLFTLLAAYPFIEAWATGDKREHHVLDRPRNAPVRTAVGVAILMAFFILILAGSNDIIATHFGMSINDITWAFRILFFVAPVVAFVVTKRLCLGLQRKDREIVLHGQETGRIVRFANGEYVEVHEPLDEYERWIRVQYEPRRPLELAPAEDERGVRRKGYRKDALRARVSRFFYEDRVEPVTPAELAAAHSHGEHDALPAGEETAQVGAGTGGRHSAAEAPLGTDASNGPVQGH, encoded by the coding sequence GTGAGCACTCGAGCAACCGGGGCCCAGCGCACCGCTGGCGGTGCCGCCGACTACCTGGACCAGCGCACGGGCATCAGCCTGGCGGTGAAGAGCTTCGCCCGGAAGATCTTCCCGGACCACTGGTCCTTCCTCCTGGGCGAGATCGCCCTCTACTCGTTCGTGGTCCTGCTCATCACGGGCTTCTTCCTCACCATGTTCTTCGTGCCCAGCATGGGGCTCATCGAGTACGAGGGGCCGTTCGCGCCGATGAACGGCGTGGAGATGTCCGAGGCCTTCGCCTCGACGCTCGACCTGTCGTTCGAGGTGACCGGCGGCCTGCTCATGCGCCAGATCCACCACTGGGCGGCGCTGATGTTCATGGCGTCGATCGTCACGCACATGATGCGCGTGTTCTTCACGGGTGCCTTCCGCAAGCCCCGCGAGGTCAACTGGCTCGTCGGCTTCGTCCTGATGATCCTCGGCCTCGCGGCCGGCTTCACGGGCTACTCGCTGCCGGACGACGTGCTCTCGGGCAACGGCCTGCGCATCACCGACGGCGTCGTGAAGTCGATCCCGCTCGTCGGCGCCTACCTGTCGTACTTCATCTTCGGCGGCGAGTTCCCGGGCGAGCACATCATCCCGCGCCTGTTCACGCTGCACATCCTGCTCGTGCCCGCGCTGATCCTCGCGCTCGTCGGGCTGCACCTCTTCCTGGTGGTGCTGCACAAGCACACGCACTTCCCCGGGCCGGGTCGCACGGACCGCAACGTCGTCGGCTTCCCCCTGTTCCCGGTGTACGTCGCCAAGGCCGGTGGCTTCTTCTTCATCGTGTTCGGCGTGCTCGCCCTGATGGGCGGGACCCTGAGCATCAACCCCGTCTGGAACTACGGCCCGTACGACCCCTCACCGGTCGCGGCGGGCGCACAACCGGACTGGTACATGCTCTTCCTCGAGGGTGCGCTCCGCCTCATGCCAGGTCAGGGCACCGAGTGGGTGATCGGCGGGTACACCCTGTCGCTGAACGTGCTGGTCCCGGCCGTGGTCGTGCCCGGGGTGCTGTTCACCCTGCTCGCGGCCTACCCGTTCATTGAGGCGTGGGCCACGGGCGACAAGCGCGAGCACCACGTGCTCGACCGGCCGCGGAACGCGCCGGTGCGCACGGCGGTCGGCGTCGCGATCCTCATGGCGTTCTTCATCCTCATCCTGGCGGGCTCGAACGACATCATCGCGACGCACTTCGGGATGTCGATCAACGACATCACGTGGGCGTTCCGCATCCTGTTCTTCGTGGCACCGGTCGTGGCGTTCGTGGTCACCAAGCGCCTGTGCCTCGGCCTGCAGCGCAAGGACCGCGAGATCGTCCTGCACGGCCAGGAGACGGGGCGCATCGTGCGGTTCGCGAACGGCGAGTACGTCGAGGTCCACGAGCCGCTCGACGAGTACGAGCGCTGGATCCGCGTCCAGTACGAGCCCCGGCGCCCGCTGGAGCTCGCGCCGGCCGAGGACGAGCGCGGCGTGCGCCGCAAGGGCTACCGCAAGGACGCCCTGCGGGCGCGGGTCTCGCGGTTCTTCTACGAGGACCGGGTCGAGCCCGTCACACCCGCCGAGCTCGCGGCCGCGCACTCGCACGGAGAGCACGACGCCCTGCCCGCCGGCGAGGAGACCGCCCAGGTCGGCGCGGGTACGGGCGGGCGCCACAGCGCGGCCGAGGCACCGCTCGGCACCGACGCCTCGAACGGCCCCGTCCAGGGCCACTGA
- a CDS encoding superoxide dismutase, translating into MAQYALPDLPYDYAALEPHISGRIMQLHHDKHHATYVAGANTALEKLAEAREKGDFAAINLHEKNLAFNLGGHVNHSAFWQNLSPEGGDRPVGELAAAIDEFFGSFDGFQAHFAATALGIQGSGWAILAWDSVGQKLGIFQLYDQQGNIPLGIVPIVLLDMWEHAFYLDYVNVKADYVKAWWNIVNWADAGARFERARTQTQGLIVPFA; encoded by the coding sequence ATGGCCCAGTACGCCCTGCCCGACCTGCCCTACGACTACGCGGCGCTGGAGCCGCACATCTCGGGGCGCATCATGCAGCTGCACCACGACAAGCACCACGCGACCTACGTGGCGGGCGCGAACACGGCCCTCGAGAAGCTCGCCGAGGCCCGCGAGAAGGGCGACTTCGCCGCGATCAACCTGCACGAGAAGAACCTGGCCTTCAACCTCGGCGGCCACGTCAACCACTCGGCGTTCTGGCAGAACCTCTCCCCCGAGGGCGGCGACCGGCCCGTGGGCGAGCTCGCGGCCGCGATCGACGAGTTCTTCGGCTCGTTCGACGGGTTCCAGGCGCACTTCGCCGCCACGGCGCTGGGTATCCAGGGCTCCGGCTGGGCCATCCTCGCGTGGGACTCGGTCGGCCAGAAGCTCGGCATCTTCCAGCTCTACGACCAGCAGGGCAACATCCCGCTGGGCATCGTCCCGATCGTGCTGCTGGACATGTGGGAGCACGCCTTCTACCTCGACTACGTCAACGTCAAGGCGGACTACGTCAAGGCGTGGTGGAACATCGTCAACTGGGCCGACGCCGGTGCGCGCTTCGAGCGGGCCCGGACCCAGACGCAGGGCCTCATCGTCCCCTTCGCCTGA
- a CDS encoding cytochrome c oxidase subunit 4 — translation MKFETRLFLAFVPFFILVGVVYGFWSRWEPVGVACLFLTAGLVAMVGGYLAILSRKIDARPEDDPYADIEQGAGEQGVFSPWSWWPLVLAAGAAVAFASLAIGWWLLAIGAGLGAIGLVGWVFEFSRGQHAH, via the coding sequence ATGAAGTTCGAGACGCGACTGTTCCTGGCCTTCGTCCCCTTCTTCATCCTCGTCGGGGTCGTCTACGGCTTCTGGAGCCGGTGGGAGCCGGTCGGCGTGGCCTGCCTGTTCCTCACCGCCGGGCTCGTCGCCATGGTGGGCGGGTACCTGGCGATCCTCTCGCGCAAGATCGACGCGCGTCCCGAGGACGACCCGTACGCCGACATCGAGCAGGGTGCCGGCGAGCAGGGCGTCTTCAGCCCGTGGAGCTGGTGGCCCCTGGTCCTCGCCGCGGGCGCGGCCGTCGCGTTCGCGTCGCTCGCGATCGGCTGGTGGCTGCTGGCCATCGGCGCCGGCCTCGGTGCCATCGGCCTCGTCGGCTGGGTCTTCGAGTTCTCCCGCGGACAGCACGCCCACTGA
- the ctaD gene encoding cytochrome c oxidase subunit I, translated as MAAAVETVPGLTPRHQGRGRAIVRWITSTDHKTIGYLYLISSFFFFCIAGLMALVIRAELFEPGIQIVQSKEQYNQLFTMHGTIMLLLFATPLFAGFANVIMPLQIGAPDVAFPRLNMLAYWFYLFGGLIAVSGFFTPQGAASFGWFAYTPLSTTTYSPGLGGDLWVFGLALGGFGTILGAVNFITTILTMRAPGMTMFRMPIFTWNTLVTSLLVLMAFPPLAAALFALGSDRRFGSQVFNPEHGGAILWQHLFWFFGHPEVYIIALPFFGIVSEIFPVFSRKPLFGYKGLVYATIAIAALSVTVWAHHMYVTGAVLLPFFALMTMLIAVPTGVKFFNWIGTMWRGKLTFETPMLWSLGFLVTFLFGGLTGVILSSPALDFHVSDTYFVVAHFHYVVFGTVVFAMFAGFYFWWPKFTGKMLDERLGKIHFWLLFFGFHATFLIQHWLGAQGMPRRYADYMPEDGFTWMNQVSTIGSMVLAASTLPFLWNVYVTWRKAPTVTVDDPWGYGNSLEWATSCPPPRHNFTSLPRIRSERPAFDLHHPEVAAMDHVEPDAGPLDWEGDRRGQTSLAAERLATGDAEPEQSSATIVDEGRRPEPGDDVTDGGNAKDEDQR; from the coding sequence ATGGCCGCGGCAGTCGAGACGGTGCCGGGGCTCACTCCCCGCCACCAGGGACGTGGCCGGGCGATCGTCCGCTGGATCACGTCGACCGACCACAAGACGATCGGTTACCTGTACCTGATCTCGTCGTTCTTCTTCTTCTGCATCGCGGGGCTCATGGCCCTGGTGATCCGCGCCGAGCTCTTCGAGCCGGGGATCCAGATCGTGCAGAGCAAGGAGCAGTACAACCAGCTCTTCACGATGCACGGCACGATCATGCTGCTGCTGTTCGCGACGCCGCTGTTCGCGGGCTTCGCCAACGTGATCATGCCGCTCCAGATCGGCGCGCCCGACGTCGCGTTCCCGCGCCTGAACATGCTGGCGTACTGGTTCTACCTGTTCGGCGGCCTCATCGCGGTCTCCGGCTTCTTCACCCCGCAGGGTGCCGCGTCGTTCGGCTGGTTCGCGTACACACCGCTGTCGACGACGACGTACTCGCCAGGGCTCGGCGGTGACCTCTGGGTCTTCGGCCTCGCGCTCGGTGGCTTCGGGACGATCCTCGGTGCGGTCAACTTCATCACCACGATCCTGACCATGCGTGCCCCCGGCATGACGATGTTCCGGATGCCGATCTTCACCTGGAACACCCTGGTGACGAGCCTGCTCGTGCTCATGGCGTTCCCGCCGCTTGCGGCGGCGCTGTTCGCGCTCGGCTCCGACCGGCGCTTCGGCTCGCAGGTGTTCAACCCGGAGCACGGGGGCGCCATCCTGTGGCAGCACCTGTTCTGGTTCTTCGGGCACCCCGAGGTCTACATCATCGCGCTGCCGTTCTTCGGCATCGTCTCCGAGATCTTCCCGGTGTTCAGCCGCAAGCCGCTCTTCGGCTACAAGGGCCTGGTCTACGCGACGATCGCGATCGCGGCCCTGTCCGTCACCGTGTGGGCGCACCACATGTACGTCACGGGCGCCGTCCTGCTGCCGTTCTTCGCGCTCATGACCATGCTCATCGCGGTACCGACCGGTGTGAAGTTCTTCAACTGGATCGGCACGATGTGGCGCGGGAAGCTGACGTTCGAGACGCCCATGCTGTGGTCGCTCGGGTTCCTGGTCACCTTCCTCTTCGGCGGTCTGACCGGCGTGATCCTGTCCAGCCCGGCGCTCGACTTCCACGTCTCCGACACGTACTTCGTCGTGGCCCACTTCCACTACGTGGTGTTCGGCACCGTCGTGTTCGCGATGTTCGCCGGCTTCTACTTCTGGTGGCCCAAGTTCACCGGCAAGATGCTCGACGAGCGTCTCGGCAAGATCCACTTCTGGCTGCTGTTCTTCGGCTTCCACGCGACGTTCCTCATCCAGCACTGGCTCGGTGCGCAGGGCATGCCGCGGCGCTACGCCGACTACATGCCGGAGGACGGCTTCACCTGGATGAACCAGGTCTCGACGATCGGCTCGATGGTCCTGGCCGCGTCCACGCTGCCGTTCCTGTGGAACGTCTACGTGACCTGGCGCAAGGCGCCGACGGTCACGGTCGACGACCCGTGGGGCTACGGGAACTCGCTCGAGTGGGCGACGTCGTGCCCGCCGCCGCGGCACAACTTCACGTCGCTGCCGCGCATCCGGTCCGAGCGCCCGGCCTTCGACCTGCACCACCCCGAGGTCGCGGCCATGGACCACGTCGAGCCCGACGCCGGGCCGCTGGACTGGGAGGGCGACCGCCGCGGGCAGACGTCCCTGGCGGCCGAGCGGCTGGCGACCGGCGACGCCGAGCCCGAGCAGTCGTCGGCGACGATCGTCGACGAGGGTCGGCGCCCGGAGCCCGGCGACGACGTGACCGACGGTGGCAACGCGAAGGACGAGGACCAGCGATGA
- the coxB gene encoding cytochrome c oxidase subunit II, with translation MDAQHPRRRRSGVARLSALAVVVTLVATGCSAEAQRGYLPGREDGEQVTNMTERITTLWTGSWIAALIVGLITWGLILWCVAVYRKRRDDDTLPVQLRYHVPLEIMYVILPILMIGVLYFYTERDTAAIEDISAEPDLTVQVVGKQWSWDFNYLDDNVYETGVHTIDVGAPGNPDEVPTLYLPVDERVEIHLTSRDVVHSFWVPAFLYKKDMIPGRPNVFQVVPTAEGVYAGKCAEFCGEFHSGMLFNVAVVSREEYDAQMEELREAGQTGFLGSDLDRTQNRGDDNAIPTGEG, from the coding sequence TTGGACGCGCAACACCCCCGTCGACGCCGGTCGGGCGTCGCCCGTCTCTCGGCGCTCGCCGTCGTCGTGACGCTGGTCGCGACCGGCTGCTCCGCCGAGGCCCAGAGGGGCTACCTCCCGGGTCGGGAGGACGGCGAGCAGGTCACCAACATGACCGAGCGCATCACCACGCTGTGGACCGGATCCTGGATCGCGGCCCTCATCGTCGGGCTCATCACCTGGGGCCTGATCCTGTGGTGCGTCGCGGTCTACCGGAAGCGGCGCGACGACGACACGCTCCCGGTCCAGCTCCGGTACCACGTGCCGCTCGAGATCATGTACGTGATCCTCCCGATCCTCATGATCGGTGTCCTGTACTTCTACACGGAGCGCGACACCGCGGCGATCGAGGACATCAGCGCCGAGCCCGACCTCACCGTCCAGGTGGTCGGCAAGCAGTGGAGCTGGGACTTCAACTACCTCGACGACAACGTCTACGAGACCGGCGTGCACACGATCGACGTGGGCGCGCCCGGCAACCCGGACGAGGTGCCGACCCTGTACCTGCCGGTCGACGAGCGGGTGGAGATCCACCTGACCTCGCGCGACGTCGTGCACTCGTTCTGGGTCCCCGCCTTCCTCTACAAGAAGGACATGATCCCCGGCCGTCCGAACGTCTTCCAGGTCGTGCCGACCGCCGAGGGCGTCTACGCCGGCAAGTGCGCCGAGTTCTGCGGCGAGTTCCACTCCGGGATGCTCTTCAACGTCGCGGTGGTCTCGCGCGAGGAGTACGACGCCCAGATGGAGGAGCTGCGTGAGGCCGGCCAGACCGGCTTCCTCGGCTCCGACCTCGATCGCACGCAGAACCGCGGCGACGACAACGCGATCCCGACGGGAGAGGGCTGA
- a CDS encoding cysteine desulfurase family protein — protein MTPAPAPPHGHGRARTHLDAAGRAPVHPAAREAYDAALAEGWADPRRLHAEGRRARLLLEQARESLAAALGCRTAELHLVANHTTALHAGVRAVARGRRRVGRAVVASAVERAAVLAAGRWVAGDALTLVGVDRHGRVDVDAFAAALTSDGVAVAALQHANGEVGTLQPLAAAHEAARAAGVPLLVDAGSSVGHVPVPDAWDLLAADPGDWGAPPGVGLLAVRARVRATPDAPEDEDAWSPGGVNVPAAFAAAVSLQAVLAERDEADARRRRLVDRVRAAAAAVPDVDVVGDPVDRLPHVLTFSCLYVDGEAIVGELDRRGFAVGSGSACTSSALEPSHVLAAMGALTHGNIRLTLPARVDATDVERFVAELPHAVAAVRDAAGVVGL, from the coding sequence GTGACTCCAGCACCGGCGCCCCCGCACGGGCACGGCCGCGCCCGGACCCACCTGGACGCCGCCGGGCGCGCGCCCGTGCATCCCGCGGCCCGCGAGGCGTACGACGCCGCGCTCGCCGAGGGCTGGGCCGACCCGCGACGCCTGCACGCCGAGGGACGCCGGGCGCGGCTCCTGCTCGAGCAGGCGCGCGAGTCGCTCGCCGCGGCCCTCGGCTGCCGCACCGCCGAGCTGCACCTCGTGGCGAACCACACGACGGCGCTGCACGCCGGGGTCCGGGCCGTCGCCCGCGGGCGGCGCCGCGTCGGACGCGCCGTCGTCGCCTCGGCCGTGGAACGCGCGGCCGTCCTCGCCGCGGGGCGCTGGGTCGCCGGCGACGCGCTCACGCTCGTCGGCGTGGACCGCCACGGCCGCGTCGACGTCGACGCGTTCGCGGCGGCGCTGACCTCCGACGGCGTGGCCGTCGCCGCCCTGCAGCACGCGAACGGTGAGGTGGGGACCCTTCAGCCCCTCGCGGCCGCGCACGAGGCGGCCCGCGCGGCGGGAGTGCCGCTGCTCGTGGACGCCGGTTCGAGCGTCGGCCACGTGCCCGTGCCCGACGCCTGGGACCTCCTCGCCGCCGACCCCGGCGACTGGGGCGCGCCCCCCGGCGTCGGGCTGCTCGCGGTGCGCGCGCGCGTCCGGGCGACGCCCGACGCGCCGGAGGACGAGGACGCGTGGAGCCCCGGCGGCGTCAATGTCCCGGCCGCCTTCGCCGCCGCCGTCTCGCTCCAGGCCGTCCTCGCCGAGCGCGACGAGGCCGACGCGCGCCGCCGCCGGCTGGTCGACCGGGTGCGGGCGGCGGCCGCCGCCGTCCCCGACGTGGACGTGGTGGGCGATCCCGTCGACCGTCTCCCCCACGTCCTGACGTTCTCGTGCCTCTACGTCGACGGCGAGGCGATCGTGGGCGAGCTCGACCGGCGCGGCTTCGCGGTCGGCTCGGGCTCGGCCTGCACGTCCAGCGCGCTCGAGCCGAGCCACGTGCTCGCCGCGATGGGTGCGCTGACCCACGGCAACATCCGGCTCACGCTGCCGGCACGCGTGGACGCCACGGACGTCGAGCGCTTCGTGGCCGAGCTGCCGCACGCCGTCGCCGCCGTGCGCGACGCCGCGGGGGTGGTCGGGCTGTGA
- a CDS encoding sulfurtransferase TusA family protein: MTGADGGRPDDVVRVDARGLRCPLPVIRLAAAARDLVPGTLVEVLWTDPAARNDVPAWARMRGHAVEEPEPGGPPGATRVRLGGPTAD; the protein is encoded by the coding sequence GTGACGGGCGCCGACGGCGGGCGCCCGGACGACGTCGTCCGCGTGGACGCGCGCGGGCTGCGCTGCCCGCTGCCCGTGATCCGCCTGGCGGCCGCGGCGAGGGACCTGGTGCCGGGCACGCTCGTCGAGGTGCTCTGGACGGACCCCGCGGCGCGCAACGACGTGCCCGCCTGGGCCAGGATGCGCGGCCACGCCGTCGAGGAGCCGGAGCCCGGCGGCCCGCCCGGCGCCACGCGCGTCCGGCTCGGCGGACCCACCGCCGACTGA
- the erpA gene encoding iron-sulfur cluster insertion protein ErpA — protein MSETTETATHGVDLSEVAADKVRTLLEQEGRDDLRLRVAVQPGGCSGLIYQLYFDERLLDGDAVRDYDGVEVVVDRMSVPYLDGAKIDFADTIEKQGFTIDNPNAGSSCACGGSFA, from the coding sequence ATGAGCGAGACCACCGAGACCGCCACCCACGGCGTCGACCTGAGCGAGGTCGCGGCCGACAAGGTCCGCACGCTGCTCGAGCAGGAGGGCCGCGACGACCTGCGCCTGCGCGTCGCCGTCCAGCCCGGCGGCTGCTCCGGCCTGATCTACCAGCTGTACTTCGACGAGCGCCTGCTCGACGGCGACGCGGTGCGCGACTACGACGGCGTCGAGGTCGTCGTGGACCGCATGAGCGTCCCGTACCTCGACGGCGCGAAGATCGACTTCGCGGACACGATCGAGAAGCAGGGCTTCACGATCGACAACCCGAACGCGGGCAGCTCCTGCGCGTGCGGCGGCTCGTTCGCCTGA
- a CDS encoding glycerate kinase, translating to MRILLAPDCFTGTLTARAAADAMATGWGRGAPHDEVVRLPLADGGPGFLETVRAALGGELVPVTVPGPLGEDTPAPVLVVAGDDGPVAYLESAQAVGLHLVPADRRDPTVTSSFGLGRLLAAALDLGARRVVVGLGGSATNDAGAGLLAGLGVSGAVLRGGGGGLGATTAADLAGLADLRRRTASVDLVAATDVDVPLLGLHGASAGFAGQKGATPEQAQDLERALGHFADLVGAELARDGVRRDLLASPASRGAGRALAQLPGAGAAGGLGFALAVLGARVTSGAQVVADAVGLSDAVAAADLVVTGEGALDWQSLHGKVVQAVADAGLAHGVPVVAVAGQVLIGRREWGAAGLAGAYAVAERPEQVPAALADPAGTLAARTERVARTWSR from the coding sequence GTGCGCATCCTCCTGGCCCCCGACTGCTTCACCGGGACGCTGACCGCGCGTGCCGCCGCCGACGCGATGGCGACGGGGTGGGGCCGCGGGGCGCCGCACGACGAGGTGGTCCGGCTCCCGCTCGCCGACGGCGGCCCCGGCTTCCTCGAGACGGTCCGCGCCGCGCTCGGCGGCGAGCTGGTGCCCGTCACCGTGCCCGGACCGCTCGGCGAGGACACCCCGGCGCCCGTCCTGGTCGTCGCGGGCGACGACGGACCGGTCGCCTACCTGGAGTCCGCGCAGGCGGTCGGCCTGCACCTCGTGCCCGCCGACCGGCGCGACCCGACGGTGACGAGCTCGTTCGGGCTCGGTCGCCTGCTCGCGGCGGCCCTGGACCTGGGCGCGCGGCGGGTCGTCGTCGGCCTGGGAGGGTCCGCGACCAACGACGCGGGTGCCGGCCTGCTCGCCGGCCTCGGCGTGAGCGGGGCGGTGCTCCGCGGCGGCGGCGGCGGCCTGGGCGCGACGACGGCTGCCGACCTCGCCGGTCTGGCGGACCTGCGCCGCCGCACGGCGTCGGTCGACCTCGTCGCGGCCACGGACGTGGACGTCCCGCTGCTCGGGCTGCACGGCGCGAGCGCGGGGTTCGCGGGGCAGAAGGGCGCCACGCCCGAGCAGGCGCAGGACCTGGAGCGCGCGCTGGGTCACTTCGCCGACCTCGTCGGCGCCGAGCTCGCGCGCGACGGCGTGCGCCGCGACCTGCTCGCGTCCCCGGCCTCCCGCGGCGCCGGGCGCGCCCTCGCGCAGCTGCCGGGGGCGGGCGCCGCGGGCGGCCTCGGCTTCGCGCTGGCGGTGCTCGGCGCGCGCGTGACCTCCGGCGCCCAGGTCGTCGCGGACGCCGTCGGGCTCTCGGACGCCGTGGCAGCCGCGGACCTCGTCGTCACGGGGGAGGGGGCGCTCGACTGGCAGTCGCTGCACGGCAAGGTCGTGCAGGCGGTGGCCGACGCGGGGTTGGCGCACGGGGTGCCCGTGGTCGCCGTCGCGGGGCAGGTCCTCATCGGCCGCCGCGAGTGGGGGGCCGCCGGGCTCGCCGGGGCGTACGCGGTCGCCGAGCGGCCCGAGCAGGTCCCCGCCGCGCTGGCGGACCCCGCCGGCACGCTCGCGGCACGCACCGAGCGCGTGGCGCGGACGTGGTCACGCTGA